The Xylanibacillus composti genome window below encodes:
- a CDS encoding carbohydrate ABC transporter permease, with the protein MASYRKGALRPSLGDRIFDICNVLFMLFLVTVTLYPMLNQLALSFNDANDSIRGGIHLWPREFTLKNYEYVFQQSTIFHATLISILRTVIGTALTVFCSAMVAYTISKPEYVLRKFVTIAFVLTLYFNGGLIPTFLLIKDLNLLNSFWVYIFPGLIGVFNLIVIRSFIQGLPDGILESAKMDGAGEFTTFVRIVLPLTVPALATISLFAAVYQWNSWFDVFLFNSSNINLSTLQYELVKILQNSNSAVTSRTAADAFANASTDNFVSPLAVRATMTIVASLPIMMVYPFLQKYFVKGMTVGGVKG; encoded by the coding sequence ATGGCTTCCTACAGAAAAGGAGCCCTTCGCCCGTCTTTGGGTGATCGGATATTCGATATATGCAATGTGTTGTTTATGCTGTTTTTGGTTACAGTGACCCTGTATCCAATGTTGAATCAGCTGGCATTATCGTTCAATGACGCCAATGATTCCATTCGCGGAGGCATTCATTTGTGGCCGCGGGAATTTACTTTGAAAAATTACGAATATGTGTTTCAACAGTCTACGATCTTTCACGCAACATTGATCTCCATCTTGCGTACGGTGATCGGAACAGCATTGACTGTATTCTGCTCTGCAATGGTCGCTTATACGATCAGCAAGCCTGAATACGTGCTCCGCAAGTTCGTTACAATTGCTTTTGTGCTTACGCTGTATTTTAACGGCGGTTTGATCCCGACGTTTCTGCTTATTAAAGATCTGAATTTGCTTAATAGCTTCTGGGTTTATATTTTCCCTGGATTGATCGGGGTGTTCAATCTGATCGTTATTCGCTCGTTCATTCAGGGGTTGCCCGATGGCATTCTGGAATCAGCCAAAATGGACGGTGCCGGGGAATTTACAACTTTCGTCCGCATCGTATTGCCGCTGACAGTACCGGCTTTGGCTACGATTTCCTTGTTTGCTGCCGTGTACCAGTGGAACTCTTGGTTTGATGTCTTCCTGTTCAATTCTTCGAACATTAATTTGAGTACGCTGCAGTATGAATTGGTAAAGATCTTGCAAAACTCCAACTCTGCGGTAACATCCAGGACGGCGGCAGACGCTTTCGCCAATGCGTCTACGGATAACTTTGTTTCACCGCTGGCTGTCCGAGCGACCATGACAATTGTAGCCAGCTTGCCGATCATGATGGTTTATCCATTCCTGCAAAAGTATTTTGTTAAAGGCATGACTGTGGGCGGTGTGAAGGGCTAA
- a CDS encoding glycoside hydrolase family 52 protein: MSKPLFFNAHHSPIGAFSSFTLGFPGAGGGLDLELGRSPRTNVFIGLEAAEGGIYEALPFFASGESDEARRYDIENPDPNPDKPNIIIPFSEDRIERSFRLSTDRWTAGDLSFAIYSPVQSVPEPSTAEAAKLKEVLVPAVIAELTVDNTGSDRPRRAFFGYEGSDPYSSMRRIDDTSTLIGVGQGRLTAIVTNDPSAKSALHFSMEDILLNPKEENWTFGLGKVGALIVDVPAGKKKTFQFAVCFYRGGVATTGIDAVYYYTKLFKDIEAVGEYATAHAGRLKSLAETANRMLDETKLSEDQTFMMAHAIRSYYGNTQLLEANGEPIWVVNEGEYRMMNTFDLTVDQLFFEIRMNPWTVKNELDLFTKRYSYEDRVRFPGEDKEYPGGISFTHDMGVANTFSRPHYSSYELYGLDGCFSHMTHEQLVNWVLCAAVYVEQTGDRQWLEANIGTLERCLESMLNRDHPDPSKRNGMMGLDSSRVMGGAEITTYDSLDVSLGQARNNLYMAGKCWASYVALEKIFRENGREMLADAAGSQAEKCAATIVSHMTEEGYIPAVMGEGNDSRIIPAIEGLVFPYFTNCLEALDSEGRFGAYIQALKRHLAAVLKEGVCLFPDGGWKLSSTSSNSWLSKIYLCQFVARQILGVPWDEQGAAADAAHVAWLTHPTLSVWSWSDQILAGEITGSKYYPRGVTSILWLEEQGSIG, translated from the coding sequence ATGTCTAAGCCGTTATTCTTCAACGCCCACCACTCTCCAATCGGCGCGTTTTCCAGCTTCACACTTGGATTTCCGGGCGCAGGCGGAGGGCTGGATCTGGAATTGGGCAGATCGCCGAGAACGAATGTGTTTATTGGCTTAGAAGCGGCTGAAGGCGGAATATATGAAGCGCTTCCGTTTTTCGCCAGCGGCGAAAGTGATGAGGCCAGACGTTATGACATCGAGAATCCCGACCCGAATCCGGATAAACCGAATATTATCATCCCTTTCAGCGAGGATCGGATTGAACGGAGCTTCCGGCTTTCTACTGATCGCTGGACTGCGGGGGATTTGAGCTTTGCCATCTATTCCCCCGTTCAGTCTGTGCCGGAACCGAGTACCGCTGAAGCGGCAAAATTAAAAGAAGTGTTGGTGCCAGCCGTTATTGCCGAGTTAACGGTAGATAATACCGGCTCGGACCGTCCGAGACGCGCGTTTTTTGGATATGAGGGGAGCGACCCTTACAGCTCCATGCGCCGTATTGACGACACATCCACTTTGATTGGGGTTGGCCAGGGGCGCCTGACAGCTATCGTAACGAATGACCCGTCGGCCAAGTCGGCACTGCATTTCAGTATGGAGGATATCTTGCTGAACCCGAAGGAAGAGAATTGGACATTCGGGTTAGGCAAAGTGGGTGCTCTAATTGTTGATGTGCCTGCAGGCAAGAAAAAGACGTTCCAATTCGCGGTTTGTTTCTACCGAGGAGGAGTGGCGACAACAGGAATTGACGCTGTCTATTACTATACGAAGCTGTTCAAGGATATCGAGGCAGTCGGTGAATACGCAACCGCACATGCCGGCCGCTTGAAATCATTGGCAGAAACGGCAAACCGCATGCTGGATGAGACAAAACTGTCTGAAGATCAGACGTTTATGATGGCTCATGCTATTCGTTCCTACTATGGAAATACCCAGCTGCTGGAAGCGAACGGAGAACCGATCTGGGTTGTGAACGAAGGCGAGTACCGAATGATGAACACTTTCGATCTGACAGTAGACCAGCTGTTTTTCGAAATCAGGATGAACCCTTGGACCGTGAAGAACGAATTGGATCTCTTTACCAAGCGCTACAGCTATGAGGATCGCGTGCGTTTTCCGGGAGAGGACAAGGAATATCCGGGCGGTATCAGCTTCACGCATGACATGGGTGTGGCCAATACGTTTTCACGCCCGCATTATTCATCATATGAGCTGTATGGGCTGGATGGCTGCTTCTCGCATATGACGCATGAGCAGTTAGTGAATTGGGTGCTCTGCGCTGCTGTTTACGTGGAGCAAACTGGCGACCGGCAATGGCTGGAAGCGAATATTGGAACATTGGAACGCTGTTTGGAAAGCATGCTGAATCGCGACCATCCCGATCCTTCGAAGCGCAATGGCATGATGGGGCTGGACAGCTCCCGGGTGATGGGCGGCGCTGAAATTACGACTTACGACAGCTTGGATGTATCTCTAGGCCAAGCGCGCAACAACCTGTATATGGCGGGCAAGTGCTGGGCTTCCTATGTGGCGCTGGAGAAGATATTCCGGGAAAACGGACGGGAAATGCTGGCGGATGCAGCTGGAAGCCAAGCAGAAAAGTGCGCGGCCACAATCGTCTCTCATATGACAGAGGAAGGGTATATTCCCGCTGTCATGGGGGAAGGAAATGATTCACGCATCATTCCGGCGATTGAAGGTCTAGTATTCCCCTACTTCACCAATTGTCTCGAAGCACTGGACTCGGAAGGGAGATTCGGCGCTTACATTCAAGCATTGAAGCGACATTTGGCAGCTGTGCTGAAGGAAGGCGTTTGTCTGTTCCCTGATGGGGGATGGAAGCTTTCTTCGACCAGCAGCAACTCCTGGTTAAGCAAGATCTATTTGTGTCAATTCGTAGCCAGACAGATTCTGGGCGTGCCATGGGATGAGCAAGGCGCTGCCGCTGATGCTGCGCATGTCGCTTGGCTTACGCATCCGACATTGTCGGTTTGGAGCTGGAGCGATCAGATTCTGGCAGGTGAAATAACAGGAAGCAAGTATTATCCGCGAGGGGTTACCAGTATTCTATGGCTGGAAGAGCAAGGTTCTATAGGGTAA
- a CDS encoding ABC transporter permease, with protein MQQSASAAPAVTPPKSPKAPSGTKLFFKTLMKQRALVMMSVPFVIWLFIFRYLPVWGWTLAFQDYRPGRSFSEQEWVGFKHFAFLFQDDSFYRVMRNTFAMSFINLILGFVLAITLAILLNELKNIVFKRVVQTISYMPYFLSWVVAASIVMVALSPEDGVVNQVLMGLGIIDKPVMWLGEGSYFWGIFAASETWKNLGWNTIVYLAAITVIDPSQYEAADIDGANRFRKIWHITLPGMRPVIIVLLILNIGQVLETGFEAQYLLKNPANMDYAETLELFVIRWGINFGNYSFATAAGIFKTVISFTLLFAANSLAKRLGQDRLF; from the coding sequence ATGCAGCAGTCCGCTAGCGCTGCGCCGGCTGTTACACCGCCGAAGTCTCCAAAGGCACCATCGGGGACCAAGCTTTTTTTCAAAACGCTAATGAAGCAAAGAGCACTCGTCATGATGTCAGTGCCATTTGTGATCTGGTTGTTTATTTTTCGATATTTGCCAGTTTGGGGCTGGACGTTGGCCTTTCAGGACTACCGGCCAGGACGCAGTTTCTCAGAACAGGAATGGGTAGGATTTAAGCACTTTGCATTTTTGTTCCAAGATGATTCTTTCTATCGCGTCATGCGCAATACGTTCGCAATGAGCTTTATCAATCTGATACTTGGATTCGTATTGGCCATTACATTGGCTATCTTGTTGAATGAATTGAAGAATATTGTATTCAAACGCGTAGTACAAACAATCAGTTATATGCCGTATTTCCTTTCCTGGGTAGTTGCGGCAAGTATTGTCATGGTTGCTTTATCTCCGGAAGACGGTGTCGTCAATCAAGTATTGATGGGACTTGGCATTATTGACAAGCCTGTGATGTGGTTAGGAGAAGGCTCATATTTCTGGGGGATTTTCGCCGCATCCGAAACTTGGAAAAACCTTGGATGGAATACGATTGTGTATTTGGCAGCCATTACTGTGATCGATCCGTCGCAATACGAGGCAGCTGATATCGACGGTGCCAACCGCTTTCGCAAAATCTGGCACATTACGCTGCCTGGGATGAGACCGGTTATCATAGTGCTGTTGATCCTGAATATTGGGCAAGTATTGGAAACAGGATTTGAAGCGCAATACTTGCTGAAAAATCCTGCGAATATGGATTACGCAGAAACCTTGGAGCTATTCGTCATTCGGTGGGGGATCAATTTCGGGAATTATTCCTTTGCCACGGCTGCGGGTATATTCAAGACTGTAATTAGCTTTACCTTGTTGTTTGCTGCGAACTCTTTAGCAAAACGACTGGGACAGGATCGACTATTCTAA